The Henckelia pumila isolate YLH828 chromosome 2, ASM3356847v2, whole genome shotgun sequence genome includes a window with the following:
- the LOC140882366 gene encoding pectinesterase 3: protein MESINFIKGYGKVIPPEEKEDPNSPQKRISHRRRRIIAISSAIFLTIAIVSLVAALVVHESTTESRESEDSTPLVSNSQAALKTVCSVTLHPDSCFSSISPLNTPPIDNTPLHFFNLSLQATIREVSNLSSLPQDFIKDSPALKDCADLFSDAASQLENSAALLRVGPGENPLTEMKISDIQTWVSAAMTDQETCIDGLEETGSTAVNDFKTRVQKSQEYMSNTLAILNHIQTLYDKLGLTMP, encoded by the coding sequence ATGGAATCCATCAATTTCATCAAAGGCTACGGCAAAGTTATCCCACCGGAAGAAAAAGAAGACCCTAATTCGCCCCAGAAACGGATCAGTCATCGCCGCCGCAGAATCATCGCCATCTCCTCCGCGATTTTCCTCACCATCGCCATCGTTTCACTCGTCGCCGCTCTGGTGGTCCACGAGTCCACCACTGAATCCCGAGAATCGGAGGACTCAACCCCGCTGGTCTCCAACTCTCAGGCGGCGCTCAAAACTGTTTGTTCTGTCACGCTGCACCCGGATTCATGCTTCTCCTCCATTTCCCCCCTCAATACCCCACCCATCGACAACACCCCTCTTCACTTCTTCAACCTCTCCCTCCAAGCTACCATACGCGAGGTCTCGAATCTCTCTTCTCTCCCCCAGGATTTCATCAAAGACTCGCCGGCTCTCAAGGATTGCGCCGATTTGTTCTCCGACGCGGCGAGTCAACTCGAAAATTCGGCGGCTTTGTTGAGGGTTGGTCCCGGGGAGAATCCGTTGACCGAGATGAAGATCAGCGATATCCAGACGTGGGTAAGTGCGGCCATGACCGATCAGGAGACCTGTATCGACGGTCTCGAGGAGACGGGATCGACGGCTGTGAATGACTTCAAGACGAGGGTGCAAAAGTCGCAGGAATACATGAGCAACACTTTAGCAATTCTCAATCATATTCAAACCCTTTACGACAAGCTTGGCCTCACTATGCCTTGA
- the LOC140882365 gene encoding polygalacturonase-like, producing MIIGNMFKFSLFALITSLIVAASSANSRIFSVLDYGAIGDGHTDDTKAFAKAWEATCGSSSSSPTMHVPWGKAFLIHPISFSGPCKSKGVNVEIDGDVIAPREPSEWRCGGDGCERWIHIESVDGISVGGHGMIDGRGDKWWQAVKQGNRNQRRPTAFEIAKSNNVTLGGGLMFKDSPRMQVVLNHLNSVNVSNIVVRAPEDSPNTDGIHVTGCTDAFIDRSIVGTGDDCISIVDGSSFITISNIICGPGHGISIGSLGKHGANGRVENIKVSDAVFIGTQNGARIKTWQGGKGYARNILFERILSHESRNTIVIDQFYCDHEQCGISDSAVQISNVTYRKVLGTSKGEAAVKLDCSKAVPCRDIVVEDIELVSSDDKKATFECNNVYGKAQGRRVVPYNPCLNLM from the exons ATGATCATAGGAAACATGTTCAAATTCTCTCTTTTCGCTCTTATAACATCATTGATCGTTGCAGCTTCGTCTGCTAATTCTAGGATATTTAGCGTTCTCGATTATGGCGCGATCGGAGACGGCCACACAGATGATACCAAG GCGTTCGCAAAGGCATGGGAAGCAACTTGTGGATCGTCGTCTTCTTCGCCGACGATGCATGTTCCTTGGGGCAAGGCGTTCTTGATTCATCCCATATCTTTTAGCGGCCCTTGCAAATCTAAAGGAGTCAATGTTGAG ATCGACGGGGACGTGATCGCGCCGAGGGAACCATCAGAGTGGAGATGTGGTGGCGACGGTTGTGAGAGATGGATCCATATAGAGAGCGTTGATGGGATAAGTGTGGGAGGTCATGGCATGATCGATGGTCGTGGAGACAAATGGTGGCAAGCAGTT AAACAAGGCAACCGAAACCAAAGGAGACCCACG GCATTCGAGATCGCGAAATCTAACAACGTCACGTTAGGAGGAGGCCTGATGTTCAAAGATAGTCCTCGGATGCAAGTTGTCCTTAATCATTTAAACTCAGTTAACGTCTCCAATATAGTCGTAAGAGCTCCAGAGGATAGCCCAAACACCGATGGTATTCATGTTACTGGGTGCACCGATGCTTTTATTGATCGCAGCATCGTTGGGACGG GTGATGATTGCATCTCGATCGTTGATGGATCGTCGTTTATCACGATCAGCAACATAATCTGTGGACCGGGGCATGGAATAAG CATTGGAAGTCTAGGCAAACATGGAGCAAATGGCAGAGTTGAGAACATCAAAGTTAGTGATGCTGTGTTCATAGGAACTCAGAATGGTGCCAGGATAAAGACATGGCAG GGTGGCAAGGGTTATGCTAGAAACATCCTCTTTGAGAGGATACTGTCCCACGAATCACGCAACACGATAGTAATCGATCAATTCTACTGCGATCACGAGCAATGTGGGATCAGT GATTCGGCAGTTCAAATCAGCAATGTGACTTATAGGAAAGTTCTTGGGACCTCAAAGGGGGAGGCAGCAGTGAAATTAGACTGCAGCAAGGCGGTTCCGTGCAGAGATATCGTCGTTGAAGACATAGAACTAGTCTCCAGTGATGACAAGAAGGCGACATTTGAATGCAACAATGTGTATGGAAAAGCTCAGGGAAGAAGGGTGGTTCCCTATAATCCTTGCTTGAATTTAATGTAA
- the LOC140882027 gene encoding protein NRT1/ PTR FAMILY 4.6-like — MDKGQPFNMWEGYADWKNRPALKDRHGGVPAATFVLVAEVLENLAFLANASNLVLYLSKFMHFSPSASANIVTNFMGTAFLLALLGGFLSDSYFTTYSIYLISATTEFLGLLILTVQAHTPSLKPPVSASVNRNASSEEVNRGNAVMLFVGLYLVALGVGGIKGSLPPHGAEQFDEHTSHGRKQRSTFFNYYVFCLSCGALIAVTFVVWIEDNKGWQWGLGIATAAILISIPIFLLGSAKYRIKIPTGSPITTILKVITAALYKYWTSRKTNSAAENTSPTPSNTKVTIDNEENITRDRNFLNKALEATPTPPWLRCTVKQVEEVKSVLKILPIFMSTIMLNCCLAQLSTFSIQQAATMNTKVGTLRIPPASLPVFPILFIMILAPCYNHIITPFSRKLTNTEMGITHLQRIGIGLVLSIIAMAVAALVETKRKQVALESGLTNSTQPLPLTCLWVALQYLFLGSADLFSLAGMMDFFFTEAPYSMRSLATSLSWASLAMGYYLSSVLVHIVNSISGAFHRTPWLYGTNLNHYRLERFYWFMGILSVLNCLYYIFCARKYRYRTSQIDGREDDELQSSSPDV, encoded by the exons ATG GATAAAGGGCAACCCTTCAACATGTGGGAAGGCTACGCAGATTGGAAAAATAGACCAGCCCTCAAAGACCGTCACGGTGGTGTGCCTGCAGCCACTTTTGTCTTGG TTGCAGAAGTCTTGGAGAACCTAGCATTCCTTGCTAATGCAAGCAACTTGGTACTTTATTTGTCAAAGTTCATGCATTTTTCTCCGTCAGCTTCGGCAAACATCGTTACCAACTTCATGGGCACTGCTTTCCTCCTCGCTCTCCTTGGCGGCTTCTTATCTGACTCCTACTTCACCACCTATTCAATCTATCTAATAAGTGCAACAACAGAATTTCTG GGTCTGTTGATACTCACCGTGCAAGCTCACACACCTTCACTGAAACCACCAGTTTCCGCCTCAGTTAACAGAAATGCGTCAAGCGAGGAAGTTAACCGTGGGAATGCAGTAATGTTATTTGTAGGCCTCTATTTGGTAGCACTAGGTGTTGGAGGAATAAAAGGTTCACTTCCTCCACACGGTGCGGAGCAATTTGATGAGCACACTTCACATGGAAGGAAGCAGAGATCAACTTTCTTCAATTACTATGTGTTCTGTCTCTCTTGTGGAGCATTGATTGCAGTAACATTTGTGGTGTGGATTGAAGATAATAAAGGTTGGCAGTGGGGACTCGGAATAGCAACCGCAGCAATCTTGATCTCCATACCAATTTTCCTCCTTGGCTCTGCTAAATACAGGATCAAAATTCCCACAGGAAGTCCAATTACAACCATATTGAAG GTAATAACAGCAGCATTATACAAGTATTGGACTTCAAGGAAAACAAACAGTGCCGCTGAAAATACAAGCCCAACCCCATCGAATACAAAGGTGACCATTGACAATGAAGAAAACATTACGAGAGATCGTAATTTCCTTAACAAAGCATTAGAGGCCACACCAACCCCACCATGGCTTCGCTGCACGGTCAAACAAGTAGAAGAAGTGAAATCTGTCCTTAAGATTCTTCCCATATTCATGTCAACCATTATGCTTAACTGCTGCCTCGCTCAGCTTTCTACCTTCTCCATTCAACAAGCTGCCACCATGAACACTAAAGTCGGAACTTTAAGAATCCCACCTGCCTCTCTCCCGGTATTCCCCATCCTCTTCATAATGATACTAGCACCATGCTACAACCACATTATCACACCATTTTCAAGGAAACTGACCAACACCGAAATGGGAATCACACATCTACAACGGATTGGAATCGGGCTAGTTCTCTCAATCATAGCCATGGCAGTAGCTGCTCTGGTTGAAACAAAACGGAAGCAGGTTGCATTAGAATCAGGCCTAACAAACTCGACCCAACCTCTACCACTTACGTGCCTCTGGGTGGCGCTGCAATACCTCTTTCTGGGTTCAGCTGATCTTTTCAGCTTGGCTGGCATGATGGATTTTTTCTTCACAGAAGCCCCATATAGCATGAGATCATTGGCAACATCCCTATCATGGGCTTCACTAGCAATGGGTTACTATCTGAGCTCGGTGCTAGTACACATAGTCAACTCCATCTCTGGAGCATTTCATCGAACCCCTTGGCTATATGGGACTAATTTAAACCACTATCGGCTGGAAAGATTTTACTGGTTCATGGGCATATTAAGTGTATTGAACTGCTTGTACTATATCTTCTGTGCAAGAAAATACAGATACAGAACATCACAAATTGATGGTCGGGAGGATGATGAACTGCAAAGCTCGTCACCCGACGTTTAA